Proteins encoded by one window of Haladaptatus sp. ZSTT2:
- a CDS encoding nucleotidyltransferase family protein — MTTDSQQVCGVLLAAGTSTRFGAKNKLLEAIDGVPLVRRSAATLVEAGLTPLIAVVGHESVQVRDALAGLGFEIVENESYREGQATSVRAAAQVLTERDTVDAAVFALGDMPYVSVATIRSLVSAYEAGEGTALAAAYEGVRGNPVLFDRQHFQALGEVDGDTGGKAVFKGADQHALVETDDPGVRIDIDTTSDLDTERPDHS, encoded by the coding sequence ATGACGACCGACAGCCAACAAGTCTGTGGCGTGCTGCTCGCGGCTGGCACGAGCACCCGGTTTGGAGCGAAAAACAAACTGCTCGAAGCAATCGACGGCGTCCCGCTCGTCCGGCGAAGCGCAGCGACGCTCGTAGAGGCCGGGCTTACGCCGCTGATTGCCGTCGTTGGCCACGAATCGGTGCAGGTTCGTGACGCGCTCGCCGGTCTGGGCTTCGAGATTGTCGAGAACGAATCGTACCGCGAAGGACAAGCAACGTCGGTTCGCGCTGCGGCGCAAGTTCTCACCGAACGCGACACCGTCGATGCCGCCGTGTTCGCACTCGGAGATATGCCGTATGTCTCGGTGGCTACCATCCGATCGCTCGTTTCGGCGTACGAAGCGGGCGAAGGAACGGCACTCGCTGCCGCCTACGAGGGCGTTCGTGGAAATCCAGTGTTGTTCGACCGACAGCACTTCCAAGCACTGGGTGAGGTAGACGGCGATACGGGTGGCAAAGCAGTTTTCAAAGGCGCTGACCAGCATGCACTGGTCGAGACGGACGACCCCGGGGTCAGAATCGACATCGACACGACGAGCGACCTCGACACAGAACGCCCAGACCATTCGTAA